A section of the Triticum dicoccoides isolate Atlit2015 ecotype Zavitan chromosome 7A, WEW_v2.0, whole genome shotgun sequence genome encodes:
- the LOC119330377 gene encoding uncharacterized protein LOC119330377, with the protein MDGMGVGDVCENGSPGLASSSTTPSEPKEDGHVILIPHSHIFALMLQALKLPPANYHHKTYPGNNSRVTVTFNSSLQLIDGLRVQTSISGVISNNYDEAEDSAAIAAIRFMENACGKEIRDYHFTHVQRLENQVTLLERYLDEAKKRIKKVRKGWFYAVRYMSSYSTQIQNTTAARRLRGQDSTKGAMKTALASTRKLAKRLRCIGLKSEQCLETTDSIW; encoded by the exons ATGGACGGCATGGGCGTTGGGGATGTTTGCGAGAATGGATCTCCAGGCTTGGCATCGTCAAGCACAACACCCTCTGAACCAAAG GAAGATGGCCATGTAATACTGATTCCCCATTCCCACATCTTCGCCCTCATGCTGCAAGCTCTGAAGTTGCCGCCTGCGAATTACCATCATAAGACATATCCGGGCAACAACTCTCGTGTTACGGTTACTTTTAATTCATCATTACAGTTGATCGATGGTTTGCGTGTTCAAACCTCGATATCTGGTGTGATCTCAAACAACTATGATGAAGCAGAAGACAGTGCTGCTATCGCAGCAATTAGGTTTATGGAGAATGCATGTGGCAAGGAAATCAGGGACTATCACTTCACCCACGTACAAAGGCTGGAAAATCAAGTCACACTCCTAGAGCGGTACCTGGATGAAGCAAAAAAGAGAATCAAGAAGGTACGCAAAGGATGGTTCTATGCTGTCAGATACATGAGCTCGTATTCTACTCAGATACAAAATACGACAGCTGCTCGTCGCCTAAGAGGGCAGGACAGCACCAAAGGGGCGATGAAAACAGCACTCGCAAGCACAAGAAAGTTGGCAAAAAGACTACGTTGTATTGGCCTGAAATCGGAGCAGTGCCTAGAGACTACAGATAGTATCTGGTGA